Proteins from a single region of Pseudopedobacter saltans DSM 12145:
- a CDS encoding Rossmann-fold NAD(P)-binding domain-containing protein, translating into MKLFSSVHDVNDLNQLVSEAIQLKASPFAFENLGKHKTIGLIFLNPSLRTRLSTQKAAMNLGMQVMVMNMDKEGWALETRDGVIMNGTTVEHIREAAGVMGEYCDIIGIRSFPGLKDREEDYSELIFNKFVQFAGCPIVSLESATRHPLQSLADVITIEELKKTTKPKVVLTWAPHVKPLPQAVANSFAEWMNKADYEFVITHPEGYDLAPEFVGNAMVTNNQDEALAGADFVYVKNWSSYNDYGKILTEGEGWMLTNEKLKLTNNAGVMHCLPVRRGLELSHEILDGPNSLVLNQANNRVWAAQAVLKQMLEGK; encoded by the coding sequence ATGAAACTATTCTCTTCTGTACACGATGTTAATGATTTAAATCAACTGGTATCAGAAGCTATCCAGCTTAAAGCATCTCCGTTCGCATTCGAAAATCTGGGAAAACATAAAACCATCGGTTTGATTTTCCTGAATCCTAGTTTAAGAACCCGGTTAAGTACTCAAAAAGCCGCAATGAATTTAGGAATGCAGGTAATGGTGATGAATATGGATAAAGAAGGTTGGGCTTTGGAAACTAGAGACGGTGTGATTATGAACGGCACCACTGTTGAACATATTCGCGAAGCTGCGGGTGTAATGGGGGAATATTGTGATATCATCGGTATTCGTTCTTTCCCGGGGCTAAAAGACAGAGAAGAAGATTATTCAGAGCTGATTTTTAATAAGTTCGTTCAGTTTGCAGGCTGTCCGATTGTAAGTTTGGAATCAGCTACCAGGCATCCTTTGCAAAGTTTGGCTGACGTGATCACGATAGAAGAGTTGAAAAAGACGACAAAACCAAAAGTCGTTTTAACATGGGCTCCGCATGTGAAGCCTTTGCCTCAAGCGGTAGCGAACTCATTTGCCGAGTGGATGAATAAAGCCGATTACGAATTTGTGATTACCCATCCGGAAGGATACGATTTGGCACCAGAATTTGTTGGAAATGCTATGGTTACCAATAATCAGGACGAAGCTTTGGCCGGAGCCGATTTTGTTTATGTGAAAAACTGGTCGTCTTATAACGATTACGGTAAGATATTGACTGAAGGTGAGGGATGGATGCTGACTAACGAAAAATTAAAGCTGACGAATAATGCAGGTGTAATGCATTGTTTACCCGTAAGAAGAGGGTTGGAGCTTTCGCATGAAATCCTTGATGGACCAAATTCATTGGTGCTTAATCAGGCCAATAACCGAGTTTGGGCTGCTCAGGCTGTTTTAAAACAAATGCTGGAGGGGAAATAA
- the argB gene encoding acetylglutamate kinase, producing the protein MKPLWIIKIGGNVIDNPEALDSFLKDFSALDGAKVLIHGGGKIATQIAKGLGVETQMVNGRRITDAEMLKIVTMVYGGLVNKNVVAKLQANGTNAIGMTGADGNVIKAIKRPVKEVDFGFVGDLTETSINDTTLSQILEAGLIPVFAALTHDGNGQILNTNADTIASALAVGLSSRYETKLIYCFEKNGVLTDINNDDSVIAKINPAYFEELTQQGIIADGMLPKLQNAFAAISNGVKEVYIGNAGKLSDINQGKDFGTCLSL; encoded by the coding sequence ATGAAACCACTTTGGATTATCAAAATCGGTGGAAATGTCATCGATAACCCAGAAGCATTAGATTCTTTTTTAAAAGACTTTTCTGCGTTGGATGGTGCAAAAGTACTCATCCACGGAGGCGGTAAAATAGCCACACAAATAGCTAAAGGTTTAGGTGTGGAAACCCAAATGGTAAATGGCCGTAGAATCACAGACGCAGAAATGCTGAAAATTGTGACTATGGTTTATGGTGGTTTGGTAAATAAAAATGTGGTAGCTAAGCTTCAGGCAAACGGGACCAATGCAATTGGGATGACGGGAGCAGATGGAAATGTCATTAAAGCCATAAAACGTCCGGTAAAAGAAGTGGACTTTGGATTTGTTGGAGATTTAACAGAAACTTCAATTAACGATACTACTTTGTCGCAGATTTTAGAAGCAGGTTTAATCCCTGTTTTTGCAGCGTTAACGCATGATGGAAATGGACAGATATTAAATACAAATGCAGATACTATTGCTTCTGCACTAGCTGTTGGCCTTTCTTCCCGATATGAAACTAAGTTAATTTACTGTTTCGAAAAAAATGGAGTGCTAACCGATATAAACAATGACGATTCGGTAATTGCCAAGATAAATCCAGCTTATTTTGAAGAGCTAACTCAACAAGGAATAATAGCTGATGGCATGCTACCAAAGCTCCAAAATGCATTCGCTGCAATTTCTAATGGTGTAAAAGAGGTTTATATTGGAAATGCAGGCAAATTATCGGATATTAATCAGGGCAAGGACTTTGGAACTTGTTTGTCTTTATAA
- the proC gene encoding pyrroline-5-carboxylate reductase translates to MSNKSSIAILGTGNMGAYIALGLSKSGMCDPASITLTRRNLDALAEYKSQGFNISNDNVAAAKEANIIILGVLPQQLNEVLDQIAPVVDESKHLIVSIISGVSSVDIQKKLNKNIEVIRVMPNTAIAINQSMTCIAGDHASKENIELVKNIFSTVGVAMVIKEDLMPAATALCSSGIAFFLRTIRAATEAGVQMGFHSHEALEMASQTVKGAADLLIQLGGHPEVQIDRVTSPKGCTIAGLNEMEHNGFSSALIKGITLAGQKAGNLLSQDK, encoded by the coding sequence ATGTCAAACAAAAGTTCAATAGCCATTTTAGGCACCGGAAATATGGGAGCGTATATTGCGCTTGGTTTATCCAAATCGGGAATGTGCGATCCTGCATCCATTACCCTAACCAGAAGGAATTTGGATGCTTTGGCAGAATATAAATCTCAAGGATTTAATATCAGCAACGATAATGTCGCAGCAGCTAAAGAAGCGAATATTATTATTTTAGGCGTATTACCTCAGCAATTGAATGAAGTTTTGGATCAGATTGCTCCGGTAGTTGATGAATCAAAGCATTTGATTGTCTCAATTATTAGCGGAGTATCTTCGGTTGATATTCAAAAAAAGCTGAACAAAAATATAGAAGTCATCAGGGTGATGCCTAATACTGCGATTGCAATAAATCAGTCTATGACATGTATCGCGGGAGACCATGCAAGCAAGGAAAACATAGAATTGGTAAAAAACATATTTAGTACAGTTGGTGTGGCTATGGTAATCAAAGAAGATTTAATGCCGGCCGCGACAGCACTTTGTTCCAGTGGGATTGCTTTTTTCTTAAGAACAATAAGAGCAGCAACTGAAGCTGGTGTTCAGATGGGGTTTCATTCTCATGAGGCGTTGGAAATGGCATCTCAAACGGTTAAAGGAGCTGCTGATTTACTGATCCAATTAGGAGGACATCCGGAAGTTCAGATAGATAGGGTTACTTCTCCTAAAGGCTGTACAATAGCAGGATTAAATGAAATGGAACATAATGGATTTAGTTCTGCTTTGATAAAAGGAATAACATTAGCGGGGCAAAAAGCGGGAAACTTATTAAGTCAAGATAAATAA
- a CDS encoding M20 family metallo-hydrolase, whose protein sequence is MSVDNLFEDAFQLLKQMIAIPSFSKEEDKTADLIQAFLIERGITPHRKGNNLWVFNRYFDASKPTILLNSHHDTVKPNKGYTKDPFNPEVSEDGKLYGLGSNDAGGCLVSLIATFRHFYDREDLKYNFVLAATAEEENSGKGGLESIIPDLGECSFAIVGEPTQMHLAVAEKGLMVLDCHARGKAGHAARDEGENALYKALKDIHWFKDYQFEKVSPTLGPIKMSVTVINTGTQQHNVVPDLCSFVVDVRVTDTYTNEEVLDVIEQHVDCEVVPRSIRLKPSSIPMDHPIVQYGISLGRQTYGSPTTSDQSLLNIPSLKCGPGDSARSHTADEFIYVDEIRDGIEMYIKLLEGIN, encoded by the coding sequence ATGTCTGTAGATAATTTGTTCGAAGATGCGTTTCAGCTGTTAAAGCAGATGATCGCAATACCTTCATTTAGCAAAGAAGAAGATAAAACGGCTGACTTGATTCAGGCTTTTTTAATCGAAAGAGGAATTACACCGCATAGAAAAGGAAATAATCTGTGGGTTTTCAATAGGTATTTTGATGCTTCTAAACCTACTATTCTTTTAAATTCGCATCACGATACAGTAAAACCAAATAAAGGGTATACGAAAGATCCATTCAATCCCGAAGTTTCGGAAGACGGAAAGTTATATGGTTTGGGAAGTAACGATGCGGGAGGCTGTTTGGTTTCATTAATTGCTACTTTCAGGCATTTTTATGATAGAGAAGATCTGAAATACAATTTTGTTTTGGCCGCTACGGCTGAAGAAGAAAACTCGGGTAAAGGTGGTTTGGAATCTATTATTCCAGATTTAGGAGAGTGCAGTTTTGCCATTGTAGGCGAACCAACTCAGATGCACCTGGCAGTAGCCGAAAAGGGTTTGATGGTTTTGGATTGTCATGCAAGAGGAAAAGCCGGGCATGCCGCCAGAGATGAAGGAGAAAATGCTTTGTATAAAGCTCTGAAAGATATTCATTGGTTTAAAGACTATCAGTTTGAAAAGGTGTCTCCTACCTTAGGACCTATAAAAATGTCGGTAACTGTAATCAATACAGGGACTCAGCAACATAATGTCGTGCCAGATCTTTGTTCTTTTGTAGTTGATGTAAGGGTTACAGATACTTATACCAACGAAGAGGTTTTGGATGTTATTGAACAACATGTAGATTGCGAGGTAGTGCCAAGATCTATTCGCTTAAAGCCATCGTCAATTCCGATGGATCATCCGATAGTTCAGTACGGAATTTCTTTAGGAAGACAAACTTATGGTTCTCCAACAACCTCAGATCAGTCTTTATTAAATATCCCATCCTTAAAATGTGGACCTGGTGATTCAGCCAGATCTCATACCGCAGATGAGTTTATTTATGTGGATGAAATTAGAGATGGAATAGAGATGTATATCAAGTTATTGGAAGGAATTAATTGA
- a CDS encoding four helix bundle protein, protein MTKEELISRFRDFAIANAELIASLPFNIINKNYSNQLIRCSSSSSANYRAACRAKSTADFINKLKIVEEELDETLHFLDLLKHFNNDLSREIAELEKEGNELLSIIVSAINTIRNKIKT, encoded by the coding sequence ATGACAAAAGAAGAATTAATATCAAGATTTAGAGATTTTGCAATAGCAAATGCAGAACTGATAGCTTCTTTGCCATTTAATATTATTAATAAAAACTACAGCAATCAATTAATTAGATGCAGTAGCTCTTCCAGTGCAAATTACAGGGCGGCTTGTAGAGCAAAATCAACAGCTGATTTTATCAATAAATTAAAAATTGTTGAAGAGGAATTAGATGAAACACTTCATTTTCTGGATTTATTGAAGCATTTTAATAATGACTTATCTAGAGAAATAGCCGAATTAGAAAAGGAAGGAAATGAACTGTTATCTATTATAGTGTCGGCAATTAATACAATCAGAAATAAAATAAAAACATAA
- the argH gene encoding argininosuccinate lyase, with protein sequence MKLWQKNTSVNNQVEVFTVGQDREMDLFLAAFDVLGSLAHTRMLNSIGLLDDADLALVQRELKNIYQQIADGKFIIEEGVEDVHSQVELLLTQRVGDAGKKIHSGRSRNDQVLVDLKLFFRHQIEELVKSSKELFDLLIELAEIHKDKLLPGYTHLQIAMPSSFGLWFGAYAESLIDDLELMLGAFKVTNKNPLGSAAGYGSSFPLNRQMTTDLLGFECLNYNVVYAQMGRGKTERILAQAMSSIAATLNRMAMDACLFMNQNFGFISFPDELTTGSSIMPHKKNPDVWELIRGRSNQLQALPNTISMLTTNLPSGYHRDMQLLKENLFPAFQSLMSCLDMAKLMLKNIKIKENILDDEKYTYLFSVEVVNNLVLEGLPFREAYKKVGLDIEAGQFKTDRKVNHTHEGSIGNLNLKEVKTAMEKLQAQFNFNKIEKAIQNLVR encoded by the coding sequence ATGAAACTGTGGCAAAAAAACACATCGGTAAATAATCAGGTAGAAGTATTCACGGTTGGTCAGGACAGGGAAATGGACTTGTTTTTGGCTGCTTTTGATGTACTTGGTTCTTTAGCCCATACGAGAATGTTAAATAGCATTGGTCTTTTAGACGATGCGGATTTAGCATTGGTACAAAGGGAACTGAAGAATATTTATCAGCAAATTGCCGATGGAAAATTTATCATAGAAGAAGGGGTAGAAGATGTGCACTCTCAAGTGGAGCTATTGTTGACTCAGAGAGTAGGAGATGCAGGAAAGAAAATACATAGCGGGCGTTCCAGAAACGATCAAGTGCTGGTGGATTTGAAATTGTTTTTCAGACATCAGATCGAAGAATTGGTTAAATCTTCAAAAGAACTTTTTGATCTTTTGATAGAGTTAGCGGAAATACACAAAGACAAATTATTGCCAGGTTACACACATTTGCAGATTGCTATGCCATCATCTTTTGGACTTTGGTTTGGTGCTTACGCAGAAAGTTTAATAGATGATCTGGAGCTTATGCTAGGCGCTTTTAAAGTGACCAATAAAAATCCATTAGGTTCGGCTGCAGGTTATGGTTCATCGTTTCCTTTAAACCGTCAAATGACAACGGATTTATTAGGTTTCGAATGTTTAAACTATAATGTGGTTTATGCGCAAATGGGACGTGGTAAAACAGAAAGAATTTTGGCACAAGCAATGTCTTCTATCGCGGCAACGCTTAATAGAATGGCTATGGATGCTTGTCTGTTCATGAATCAAAACTTTGGCTTTATTAGTTTTCCTGATGAACTGACAACGGGTTCAAGCATTATGCCACACAAGAAAAATCCTGATGTTTGGGAGTTGATCAGAGGAAGAAGTAACCAGTTGCAAGCTTTGCCGAACACAATTTCTATGTTAACAACGAATCTTCCATCAGGTTACCATAGAGATATGCAACTTTTGAAAGAGAATCTTTTCCCTGCTTTCCAAAGTTTAATGAGTTGTTTAGATATGGCCAAATTGATGTTGAAGAATATCAAAATCAAGGAAAATATCTTAGATGATGAAAAATACACTTATTTATTTAGCGTTGAAGTTGTGAATAACCTCGTGTTAGAAGGTCTGCCTTTCCGTGAAGCTTATAAAAAGGTAGGTTTGGACATTGAGGCAGGACAGTTTAAGACAGACAGAAAAGTAAATCATACTCACGAAGGAAGTATAGGAAATTTGAATTTGAAAGAAGTGAAAACAGCAATGGAAAAACTTCAGGCGCAATTCAACTTTAATAAAATAGAAAAAGCAATTCAGAATTTAGTTCGTTAG
- a CDS encoding pyridoxal phosphate-dependent aminotransferase produces MKVSVLASTLIGSEIIKIAGEVNEMKSKGVQVANLTIGDFDSNVYPIPQELKQYIVDAYAENQTNYPPADGVMALRESVSRFLKDRMGLDYAAKNEILISGGSRPLIYGTFLSIVDPGDKVIFPIPSWNNNHYAHLLSADAVALPVSAENNFLPTAADLTPHVKGATLIAVCSPLNPTGTMFSEPALKEICQLIVDENKSRKEGEKPLYLMYDQMYAHLTYGEHEHVNPVSLMPEMRDYTIFIDGSSKCFAATGVRVGWGFGPAEVMDKMKAIIGHMGAWAPKAEQVAMAKYLDQKDAVNTFLASFKAKIKLSLDALYEGIISLKNEGFAVDAIEPMGALYLSLKIDYLGKTTPDGQLLQKSTDLNFYLIREANVALVPFSSFGTNDMCWFRASVGACSREEIVSKLPALREALSKLA; encoded by the coding sequence ATGAAAGTATCCGTATTAGCATCAACCTTAATTGGTTCAGAAATTATAAAAATTGCAGGTGAAGTAAATGAGATGAAAAGCAAAGGAGTACAAGTTGCCAATTTAACTATTGGTGATTTTGATTCTAATGTTTATCCAATTCCTCAGGAACTAAAGCAATATATAGTTGATGCTTATGCAGAAAATCAAACAAATTATCCTCCCGCCGATGGTGTAATGGCTTTACGCGAAAGTGTATCCCGTTTCCTAAAAGACAGAATGGGATTGGATTATGCTGCAAAAAACGAAATCCTGATTTCCGGAGGATCAAGGCCGTTGATTTACGGTACTTTTTTATCAATTGTAGACCCGGGAGATAAGGTGATTTTTCCAATACCATCCTGGAATAATAATCACTATGCACATTTGCTTTCCGCAGATGCCGTTGCTTTACCCGTAAGTGCGGAAAATAATTTTTTGCCTACAGCAGCAGACCTGACTCCTCATGTAAAAGGAGCAACTTTGATTGCAGTTTGTTCTCCATTAAATCCGACGGGGACGATGTTCAGCGAACCTGCTTTGAAGGAAATCTGTCAGCTTATAGTTGACGAGAATAAATCTCGTAAGGAAGGTGAGAAACCGCTTTATTTGATGTATGATCAAATGTACGCACATTTGACCTACGGAGAGCATGAACATGTGAATCCGGTCTCATTAATGCCGGAAATGAGAGATTATACCATTTTTATAGATGGCAGTTCTAAATGTTTTGCCGCAACCGGAGTAAGGGTTGGCTGGGGATTTGGGCCGGCAGAGGTAATGGATAAAATGAAAGCGATTATAGGGCATATGGGAGCTTGGGCGCCAAAGGCAGAGCAAGTTGCTATGGCTAAATATCTTGACCAAAAGGACGCAGTAAATACTTTTCTGGCGTCTTTCAAAGCTAAAATTAAATTAAGTTTAGATGCACTTTATGAAGGTATTATAAGCTTAAAAAACGAAGGTTTTGCTGTGGATGCTATTGAACCAATGGGTGCCTTATACCTAAGTCTGAAAATAGACTATTTAGGGAAAACTACCCCAGATGGGCAGTTACTTCAAAAATCAACCGACTTGAATTTTTATTTAATCAGAGAGGCTAACGTGGCTTTAGTTCCGTTTTCTTCTTTCGGTACTAATGATATGTGTTGGTTTAGAGCGTCGGTAGGTGCCTGTTCCAGGGAGGAAATTGTCTCTAAGTTGCCTGCTTTGAGGGAGGCTTTGAGTAAGTTGGCTTAG
- a CDS encoding flippase yields MKFPVIPGFDANAFQKYLKNTGFLLVGKVGSLIIKMLVGFAVANYLGKAQNGILNYANSFVIVFLAIAALGLDQFVVREFVKNEEKKETILGTSVRLKLLGVLLILPLIYCIYPLYSNPQTPVEYVLIVALTGFFQAFNVLDSFYQAQVKAKNIMIVNIVANILSAILKLLFIFLHLPIIWFIWAFVIDAALLSIGYCSIYRKKEGSIFDWHFNKKLARNLLSKSWPLMFSAVLVSIYMKIDQLMIGRMLGEDSLGIYSTVVPLSEAWYFVPIAIVSSVFPAIITAKKQNEQRYQKRLQNLYDLMVLISVLIALMVSILAPYIYKIAYKPEYFSGASVLSIHVWAGVFVFLGSASGQFLINEGYTNISLYRTAIGAAVNICLNLLLLPLIGIKGAAWASLIAYACATFTIFLFRNSRKQGLMMLKSLFFISLFQQAINWRRNKINS; encoded by the coding sequence ATGAAATTTCCCGTTATTCCAGGATTTGATGCTAATGCCTTCCAGAAATATTTAAAAAACACAGGTTTTCTTTTGGTTGGAAAGGTAGGGAGCCTTATAATAAAAATGTTGGTTGGTTTTGCGGTTGCCAACTATTTGGGAAAAGCACAAAATGGTATCTTGAACTATGCCAATTCCTTTGTAATCGTTTTTCTTGCAATTGCAGCTTTGGGGTTGGACCAATTTGTAGTTAGAGAATTTGTTAAAAATGAAGAAAAAAAGGAGACGATATTAGGAACCTCCGTAAGGCTCAAATTATTAGGAGTTTTATTGATTTTGCCTTTAATTTATTGTATTTACCCACTATACAGTAATCCTCAAACTCCTGTGGAATATGTTTTGATCGTCGCATTAACGGGTTTCTTCCAAGCTTTTAATGTGTTGGATTCATTTTACCAGGCTCAGGTTAAAGCAAAGAATATTATGATAGTGAATATTGTAGCAAATATACTTTCTGCTATTTTAAAACTATTATTTATATTCTTACACCTACCCATTATATGGTTTATATGGGCGTTTGTTATTGATGCAGCATTGTTAAGTATTGGTTATTGTTCAATTTACCGAAAAAAAGAAGGAAGCATTTTTGACTGGCACTTTAATAAGAAACTGGCCAGAAATCTACTAAGTAAATCATGGCCGTTAATGTTCTCTGCCGTTTTGGTTAGTATTTATATGAAAATAGATCAGCTGATGATTGGAAGAATGCTTGGAGAGGATTCGTTGGGTATTTATTCAACCGTAGTACCACTGAGTGAAGCCTGGTATTTTGTTCCAATTGCTATTGTGTCATCCGTTTTTCCAGCTATTATAACTGCTAAGAAACAAAATGAGCAACGTTATCAAAAGCGTTTACAGAATCTTTATGATCTTATGGTGCTGATTTCGGTATTAATAGCATTGATGGTTTCTATTTTAGCGCCTTATATTTATAAAATAGCTTATAAACCGGAGTATTTTTCTGGAGCTAGTGTTTTGTCTATTCACGTGTGGGCAGGTGTTTTTGTTTTTTTAGGTTCTGCAAGTGGACAATTCTTAATCAACGAAGGCTATACTAATATTTCACTGTACAGAACAGCAATTGGGGCTGCGGTTAACATCTGTTTGAATTTGTTGCTATTGCCTTTAATAGGAATTAAAGGCGCTGCTTGGGCAAGTTTGATCGCATATGCCTGTGCGACCTTTACAATCTTCCTCTTTAGGAATTCTAGAAAACAAGGTTTGATGATGTTGAAATCTCTATTTTTTATTTCTTTATTCCAACAGGCTATAAATTGGAGAAGAAATAAAATAAATTCTTAG
- a CDS encoding glycosyltransferase family 2 protein — MESLAPIALFVYNRPEHTLKTLNSLRENRLASKSRLYIFADGPKNDLVKEGVEQVRQIVSKIEGFLEVTIKENEHNLGLANSVISGVSSILANHDNIIVLEDDLVTSPDFLNFMNEALNFYKKKEEVFSISGYSYPLASLKKANYSAYFSHRGSSWSWGIWSDRWKSIDWDIEDRDILIKDKQLQNQFNKTCGPDMSGMLIRQLDGRIDSWAIRFAYSSFKQRKLHVLATKNKVNNIGHDNSGTHSPKTTKYNVKLVSEDVYLFPDNPIVNSKIHNELIEFHKKPFLIRLLRKFIPVKK, encoded by the coding sequence ATGGAATCTCTTGCTCCAATAGCTCTTTTTGTATATAATAGACCTGAACACACGCTAAAAACGCTCAATAGTTTAAGAGAAAACAGATTAGCATCAAAGTCTAGACTATATATTTTTGCGGATGGCCCCAAAAATGACTTGGTAAAGGAAGGAGTCGAACAAGTCAGACAAATTGTCAGCAAAATCGAAGGTTTTTTAGAAGTTACAATTAAAGAAAATGAGCATAATTTAGGCTTAGCCAATTCCGTAATATCAGGAGTGAGTTCAATTTTAGCTAATCATGATAACATCATCGTTCTTGAAGATGATCTGGTTACTTCACCGGATTTTTTGAATTTCATGAATGAAGCGTTAAATTTTTATAAAAAGAAAGAAGAAGTATTCTCTATCTCCGGATATAGTTACCCATTAGCTTCCTTAAAAAAAGCGAATTATAGCGCTTATTTCTCTCACCGGGGTTCTTCATGGAGCTGGGGGATTTGGAGTGATCGGTGGAAAAGTATTGATTGGGACATTGAGGATCGAGATATCCTGATAAAGGATAAACAACTTCAGAATCAATTTAACAAAACTTGTGGGCCGGATATGAGCGGGATGTTAATAAGACAGTTGGATGGGCGTATCGATTCATGGGCAATACGTTTTGCATATAGCTCTTTTAAGCAAAGAAAGCTACATGTTTTAGCGACAAAGAATAAAGTTAATAATATCGGTCATGATAATTCCGGTACTCATTCCCCTAAAACAACAAAATATAATGTGAAGTTGGTTAGTGAAGATGTTTATTTATTCCCGGACAATCCCATTGTAAATAGTAAAATACATAATGAACTAATTGAATTTCATAAAAAGCCGTTTTTGATTAGATTATTAAGGAAATTTATTCCTGTAAAAAAATAA
- a CDS encoding DegT/DnrJ/EryC1/StrS family aminotransferase — translation MSYKYPVYQPSLNGNEKKYVLDCLDSTWISSKGKYITEFENKFAEYINIEHALGASNGTVALHLALLTLGITSEDEVIVPTLTYIASVNAIAYTGATPVFVDSLQDTWQMDYNDVRKKITPKTKAIMAVHLYGHPCDMDELVAICKEYNIFLIEDAAEAFGTYYKGKHAGTFGDISIFSFFGNKTITTGEGGIVVMNDETLYKRALHLRGQGLAQYREYWHDIIGYNYRMTNICAAIGLAQLEQADRFIERKREIAEKYKAELSGLPVVVHQEQQDCTHSYWMVSILVDNLKDRDPLREALKNNGIETRPVFYPVHTMPMYSRYYQKHAVAENIGWRGINLPSYPGLSGTDVESICTEIRKYFESR, via the coding sequence ATGAGTTATAAATATCCGGTTTATCAGCCGTCTTTAAACGGAAATGAAAAAAAATATGTTCTGGACTGTTTAGATTCTACATGGATTTCTTCCAAAGGGAAATATATTACTGAGTTTGAAAATAAGTTTGCGGAATATATTAATATCGAACATGCGTTGGGAGCCAGTAATGGCACAGTCGCATTGCATTTAGCGTTGCTCACTTTGGGAATAACTAGTGAAGACGAAGTTATAGTACCTACGTTGACTTATATTGCTTCTGTAAATGCGATAGCTTATACTGGAGCTACTCCCGTTTTTGTAGATTCATTACAGGATACCTGGCAAATGGATTATAATGACGTGAGAAAAAAGATAACTCCTAAAACTAAAGCAATAATGGCCGTTCACTTATATGGCCATCCTTGTGATATGGATGAGTTGGTAGCTATTTGTAAAGAATACAATATTTTTCTGATAGAAGATGCAGCAGAAGCCTTCGGAACTTATTATAAAGGAAAACACGCCGGTACCTTTGGGGATATTTCTATATTCAGCTTTTTTGGAAACAAAACCATTACTACGGGAGAAGGCGGTATAGTGGTAATGAATGATGAGACGCTTTACAAAAGAGCGTTACATTTGCGGGGTCAGGGATTAGCTCAATACAGAGAGTATTGGCATGATATCATTGGCTATAATTACCGGATGACAAATATCTGTGCTGCAATTGGTCTTGCTCAGTTAGAGCAGGCGGATAGATTTATTGAAAGAAAAAGAGAAATAGCTGAAAAATATAAAGCGGAGCTTTCCGGACTTCCTGTAGTTGTACATCAGGAGCAACAAGATTGTACACACTCATATTGGATGGTTTCCATTTTGGTGGATAATCTCAAAGATAGAGATCCGTTAAGAGAAGCTTTGAAAAATAACGGAATAGAAACCCGGCCGGTATTTTATCCTGTACATACCATGCCTATGTACTCCAGGTACTATCAAAAACATGCCGTGGCAGAAAATATAGGTTGGCGTGGAATTAATTTACCGAGTTATCCGGGATTGAGTGGTACGGATGTTGAGTCTATCTGTACTGAAATAAGAAAATATTTTGAATCCCGATAA
- a CDS encoding acetyltransferase, whose translation MNPDKKLHIIGCGGHARSVADVYLSLDSVHAIVFLDENARKGEKIFGYDVLKLSYSNQNTGVDYFVALGDNEKREELFKKYESNGHIVSILSNSAYISEFAKLGKGVFIGNFTHVGPEVEIGDNTIINTASIIEHGVKIGAHSHIAPNVAISGNTVIGKRNFVGVGASIKDCVNICDNVIIGAGAVVITDIYEAGTYVGVPAKRIK comes from the coding sequence TTGAATCCCGATAAGAAGCTACATATTATAGGCTGTGGAGGACATGCCCGAAGTGTTGCAGATGTATATCTGAGTTTAGATTCTGTTCATGCTATTGTTTTTTTAGACGAGAATGCTCGAAAAGGAGAGAAAATATTCGGATATGATGTTTTGAAACTTTCGTATTCCAATCAGAATACAGGAGTAGATTACTTCGTTGCACTTGGAGACAATGAGAAAAGAGAAGAGCTGTTTAAAAAATACGAAAGTAATGGACACATAGTTTCTATACTATCTAATTCAGCCTATATAAGTGAGTTTGCCAAGCTTGGAAAAGGGGTCTTCATTGGGAATTTTACGCATGTGGGACCCGAGGTAGAGATTGGAGATAATACGATTATAAATACAGCGTCAATCATAGAACACGGGGTGAAAATAGGAGCTCATTCTCATATTGCCCCTAACGTAGCCATATCGGGAAATACAGTTATTGGAAAAAGAAATTTTGTAGGTGTTGGCGCTAGTATAAAGGATTGTGTTAACATTTGTGACAATGTAATAATTGGTGCGGGAGCTGTTGTAATAACCGATATTTATGAAGCGGGAACATATGTGGGCGTTCCAGCCAAAAGAATTAAGTAG